A single window of Granulicella mallensis MP5ACTX8 DNA harbors:
- the pgl gene encoding 6-phosphogluconolactonase, whose protein sequence is MPRPVTVTYKVWSSPAEVALASARLLAARVEQAVATRGIARIAISGGSTPQATFKLLADPSQPFLTTVPWDKLQLFWVDERCVAPDHPESNYGVCRDLLLSKVPIPEANVFRMEGELDPEQAASRYESLLRNTMKLEGAESPVFDLVALGMGPDGHTASLFPNTAGLDELNRLVIANHVPQKDTWRISLTWPVINQATEVAFEIEGPSKTDILAEVLTGPRDPERLPSQLIRPSNGKLLFLLDEAAAAKLPKASEVFTTPDGSNKVGTLEI, encoded by the coding sequence ATGCCGCGTCCCGTCACTGTTACATACAAGGTTTGGTCTTCGCCGGCTGAGGTTGCGCTGGCTTCGGCGCGGCTGCTGGCTGCGCGCGTGGAGCAGGCTGTCGCTACACGCGGGATTGCCCGCATTGCGATCTCCGGCGGCTCGACGCCGCAGGCGACCTTCAAGCTATTGGCCGATCCATCCCAGCCGTTCCTCACGACCGTTCCGTGGGACAAGCTGCAGCTCTTCTGGGTGGATGAGCGCTGTGTCGCGCCGGATCATCCGGAGTCGAACTATGGCGTATGCCGCGACCTGCTATTGAGCAAGGTGCCGATTCCCGAGGCTAATGTCTTCCGCATGGAAGGCGAGCTCGATCCCGAACAGGCAGCCTCACGTTACGAGAGCCTGTTGCGCAACACGATGAAGCTCGAAGGCGCAGAGTCCCCGGTGTTCGACCTGGTCGCTCTGGGCATGGGCCCCGATGGCCATACCGCGTCGCTGTTTCCCAACACGGCCGGACTGGATGAGCTGAATCGTCTGGTCATCGCGAACCACGTTCCGCAGAAGGACACCTGGCGCATCTCGCTGACGTGGCCGGTCATCAACCAGGCGACAGAAGTGGCGTTTGAGATCGAAGGCCCCAGCAAGACGGACATTCTGGCAGAAGTATTGACGGGTCCTCGCGACCCCGAACGTCTGCCTTCGCAGCTGATTCGCCCCTCAAACGGCAAGCTGCTCTTCCTGCTCGACGAAGCTGCTGCCGCCAAGCTGCCCAAGGCAAGCGAAGTCTTCACCACGCCCGATGGAAGCAATAAAGTGGGCACGCTGGAGATATAA